Proteins encoded within one genomic window of Variovorax sp. OAS795:
- a CDS encoding DUF4845 domain-containing protein codes for MRANRSIRSGAAHQRGISFIGLVFVAVVLGCLGVVVAQVIPTLIEYQAIDKAANKAKEGTTVPEVRAIFDRAQAIDDFKSVAGKDLDIKKVGDKVVVSYAYEREIPLFGPAYLVLKYKGETR; via the coding sequence ATGAGAGCAAATCGGTCCATCCGCAGCGGGGCCGCGCACCAGCGCGGCATTTCGTTCATCGGCCTGGTGTTTGTCGCCGTGGTGCTGGGTTGCCTGGGCGTCGTCGTCGCGCAGGTCATCCCGACGCTGATCGAATACCAGGCGATCGACAAGGCCGCCAACAAGGCCAAGGAAGGCACCACCGTGCCTGAAGTGCGCGCCATCTTCGACCGGGCCCAAGCCATCGACGACTTCAAGTCGGTCGCCGGCAAGGACCTGGACATCAAGAAGGTCGGCGACAAGGTCGTCGTGTCGTATGCCTACGAGCGGGAGATTCCCCTGTTCGGCCCGGCCTACCTGGTGCTCAAGTACAAAGGCGAGACCCGCTGA
- the rnc gene encoding ribonuclease III, with product MDGGLPALQERLKHSFSDPRLLQLALTHRSFSADHNERLEFLGDSVLNLAVSHLLYTRLSALPEGDLSRVRANLVKQDTLHRLALELQLSPLLRLGEGEARSGGPNRPSILADALEALIGAVYLDAGFLAAEALVRRLYESVEINPRMDAVAKDPKTELQEWLQGHKMKLPVYRVAATLGAAHKQTFDVECEVPELGLRERGIGGSRRAGEQAAAAAMLIRLKARGAA from the coding sequence GTGGACGGCGGCCTCCCGGCGCTGCAGGAGCGCCTCAAGCATTCGTTCTCCGACCCGCGGTTGCTCCAGCTCGCGCTCACGCACCGCAGTTTTTCGGCCGACCACAACGAGCGGCTCGAGTTTCTCGGCGACTCCGTGCTCAATCTCGCGGTTTCGCACCTGCTCTACACCCGTCTTTCGGCCTTGCCCGAAGGCGACCTGTCGCGCGTGCGGGCCAACCTGGTCAAGCAGGACACGCTGCATCGCCTGGCGCTGGAGCTGCAACTCTCGCCCCTGCTGCGGCTCGGCGAGGGCGAGGCCCGCTCGGGCGGGCCCAACCGGCCTTCGATCCTGGCCGACGCACTCGAAGCGCTGATCGGCGCGGTCTACCTCGATGCGGGCTTTTTGGCCGCGGAGGCGCTGGTGCGCCGGCTCTACGAGTCGGTGGAAATCAATCCGCGCATGGACGCGGTCGCCAAGGACCCGAAGACCGAATTGCAGGAATGGCTCCAGGGTCACAAAATGAAGTTGCCGGTGTACCGCGTGGCAGCCACGCTCGGTGCCGCGCACAAACAGACTTTCGATGTCGAGTGCGAGGTGCCCGAGCTGGGCCTGCGCGAACGCGGCATCGGTGGCTCGCGACGCGCCGGCGAGCAGGCTGCCGCGGCAGCCATGTTGATCCGGCTCAAGGCACGCGGAGCCGCGTGA
- the era gene encoding GTPase Era — protein sequence MNSAAAPDDAAGDTAPAGPRHCGLVAIVGKPNVGKSTLLNALVGQKISITSRKAQTTRHRITGMRTLGATQFVFVDTPGFQTLHANALNKSLNKTVQGAVGDVDLILFVVEAGSFTPADERVLKLLGKGIPTVLLANKLDNVHRRGDIAPWLQTMQAKHPFAEFVPMSAKNAKDVERLFGICEKYLPEQPWFYAEDELTDRSEKFLAGELVREKLFRLTGDELPYTSTVIIDKFEEEPPQKKGQKRLLRIAATIVVERDGHKAMVIGDKGERIKRIGMETRVELEKLADAKVFLELWVKVRSGWADDEARVRSFGYE from the coding sequence ATGAATTCAGCAGCAGCCCCCGACGACGCAGCGGGCGATACGGCCCCGGCAGGACCCCGGCACTGCGGCCTGGTGGCCATTGTCGGCAAGCCGAACGTGGGCAAGTCGACGCTGCTCAACGCGCTGGTGGGCCAGAAGATCAGCATCACCTCGCGCAAGGCACAGACCACGCGGCACCGCATCACGGGCATGCGCACCCTCGGTGCCACGCAGTTCGTGTTCGTCGACACGCCGGGTTTCCAGACCCTGCACGCCAACGCGCTCAACAAGTCGCTCAACAAGACCGTGCAGGGTGCGGTAGGCGACGTGGACCTGATTCTTTTCGTGGTCGAGGCGGGCAGCTTCACGCCGGCCGACGAGCGGGTGCTCAAGCTGCTCGGCAAGGGCATTCCGACGGTGCTCCTGGCCAACAAGCTCGACAACGTGCACCGCCGCGGGGACATTGCGCCCTGGCTGCAGACCATGCAGGCGAAGCACCCCTTTGCCGAGTTCGTGCCGATGTCGGCCAAGAACGCCAAGGACGTCGAGCGCCTGTTCGGCATCTGTGAGAAATACCTGCCCGAGCAGCCCTGGTTCTATGCCGAGGACGAGCTCACCGACCGCAGCGAGAAATTCCTGGCCGGCGAGCTGGTGCGCGAAAAGCTGTTCCGCCTGACCGGCGACGAGCTGCCCTACACCTCGACGGTCATCATCGACAAGTTCGAGGAAGAGCCGCCCCAGAAAAAAGGCCAGAAGCGCCTGCTGCGCATTGCCGCCACCATCGTGGTGGAACGCGACGGCCACAAGGCCATGGTGATCGGCGACAAGGGCGAGCGCATCAAGCGCATCGGCATGGAGACCCGCGTCGAACTCGAGAAGCTCGCCGACGCCAAGGTGTTCCTCGAACTCTGGGTGAAAGTGCGCTCCGGCTGGGCCGACGACGAGGCCCGCGTGCGCTCGTTCGGCTACGAATGA
- the recO gene encoding DNA repair protein RecO yields the protein MATAHRVSHEPAYVLHRYDWSESSLILEVFTRHHGRIALVAKGAKRPSSNFRPVLLPLQPLQLNYGGDAEIRTLKGAEWMGGHVMPTGEALLSGYYVNELLLRLLARDDAHEALFDAYAGVVQVLAGDHAGAQAATQAAALRAFELLLLREVGLLPSLDVQTLTLEPLAAESRYSLVPEAGLRLAAEGEASLAGADWQALQGVLDDRAPFTATLREVATMNAGSNSALRNQLRALLNYHCGVSTLRTRQMMRDLQAL from the coding sequence GTGGCCACTGCCCACCGCGTCTCGCACGAACCGGCGTATGTGCTCCATCGCTACGACTGGAGCGAGTCGAGCCTGATCCTGGAGGTCTTCACCCGGCACCACGGGCGCATCGCGCTGGTGGCCAAGGGCGCGAAACGGCCGAGCTCCAATTTCAGGCCGGTGCTGCTGCCGCTGCAGCCGTTGCAACTCAACTACGGCGGGGACGCAGAGATCCGCACGCTCAAGGGCGCCGAATGGATGGGCGGCCACGTCATGCCGACCGGCGAGGCGCTGCTTTCGGGCTATTACGTCAACGAACTGCTGCTGCGCCTCCTGGCGCGCGACGACGCGCACGAGGCCTTGTTCGACGCCTATGCGGGCGTGGTGCAGGTGCTGGCGGGCGACCACGCCGGCGCGCAGGCGGCCACCCAGGCCGCCGCGTTGCGCGCCTTCGAGCTGCTGCTGTTGCGCGAAGTGGGCCTTTTGCCGTCGCTCGACGTGCAGACCCTCACGCTCGAGCCGCTGGCGGCCGAGTCCCGCTACAGCCTGGTGCCGGAAGCCGGCCTTCGGCTGGCGGCCGAGGGCGAGGCATCGCTGGCGGGCGCGGACTGGCAGGCGCTGCAGGGCGTGCTGGACGACCGCGCGCCTTTCACTGCCACGCTGCGGGAGGTCGCGACCATGAACGCCGGCAGCAACAGCGCCCTCAGGAACCAGCTGCGCGCCTTGCTCAACTACCATTGCGGTGTGTCCACGCTGCGTACGCGGCAGATGATGAGAGATTTGCAAGCCCTATGA
- a CDS encoding pyridoxine 5'-phosphate synthase: MSTSGHSATTSLSVNLNKVALVRNTRALGIPSVPVAAEACLAAGAQGITVHPRPDARHIRAHDVSDLAALLARDWPAIEFNIEGNPFHNLMDFVRALKPHQATFVPDSETQSTSDHGWSFPEDAARLRPLIAEAKALGVRVSLFMDPIADQMAAAREVGADRVELYTEGYAASRGTPGEQAVLARYVEAARAAQAAGLGINAGHDLSRDNLTAFLRAVRGVQEVSIGHAFIADALELGYAATTREYLRCIEEAG, from the coding sequence ATGAGCACATCCGGCCATTCCGCTACCACCTCGCTGTCGGTCAACCTGAACAAGGTCGCCCTGGTGCGCAACACGCGCGCCCTCGGTATTCCGAGCGTGCCTGTCGCCGCCGAGGCCTGCCTTGCCGCCGGGGCGCAAGGCATCACCGTGCATCCGCGGCCCGATGCGCGCCATATCCGCGCGCACGACGTGAGCGACCTGGCCGCGCTGCTGGCCAGGGACTGGCCGGCGATCGAATTCAACATCGAAGGCAACCCGTTCCACAACCTGATGGACTTCGTGCGCGCGCTGAAGCCGCACCAGGCCACCTTCGTGCCCGACAGCGAAACTCAATCGACCAGCGACCACGGCTGGAGCTTTCCCGAAGATGCCGCGCGCCTGCGCCCGCTCATTGCCGAGGCCAAGGCCCTGGGCGTGCGCGTGAGCCTGTTCATGGACCCCATTGCGGACCAGATGGCCGCGGCCAGGGAAGTGGGCGCGGACCGCGTCGAGCTCTATACCGAAGGCTACGCCGCGTCGCGCGGCACGCCGGGTGAACAGGCCGTGCTGGCGCGCTATGTCGAAGCGGCCCGTGCGGCGCAGGCGGCGGGCCTCGGCATCAACGCCGGCCACGACCTGAGCCGCGACAACCTCACGGCGTTCCTGCGCGCGGTGCGCGGCGTGCAGGAGGTGTCGATCGGGCACGCCTTCATCGCCGATGCCCTCGAACTCGGCTATGCCGCCACGACGCGGGAATACCTGCGCTGCATCGAGGAAGCCGGGTGA
- the acpS gene encoding holo-ACP synthase yields MIYGIGTDICDLRRIAATFERQGERFARRVLSDAEFAVWKARSERWPKRGLSYLATRFSAKEAFSKAIGLGMRMPMTWRSCEIANLRSGKPVIVLHGELKDWFEAKGLTAHVTVTDETEYAASFVVVEYKNEA; encoded by the coding sequence ATGATCTACGGCATTGGTACCGACATCTGCGATCTTCGGCGCATCGCCGCCACCTTCGAACGCCAGGGCGAACGCTTTGCCCGCCGGGTGCTCAGCGACGCCGAGTTCGCGGTCTGGAAGGCTCGCAGCGAGCGTTGGCCCAAGCGCGGGCTGAGCTATCTCGCGACGCGTTTTTCCGCCAAGGAGGCCTTCAGCAAGGCCATTGGCCTGGGCATGCGCATGCCGATGACCTGGCGGTCGTGCGAGATTGCGAACCTGCGCAGCGGCAAGCCCGTCATCGTGCTGCACGGCGAACTGAAGGACTGGTTCGAAGCCAAGGGCCTCACGGCCCATGTCACCGTGACCGACGAAACCGAATACGCCGCGAGTTTCGTCGTGGTCGAATACAAGAACGAGGCATGA
- the nagZ gene encoding beta-N-acetylhexosaminidase, which translates to MTLATTSTHAPLIIDVAGTELSDADRRRITNPLVGGVIHFARNWRDRAQMAALNAELKALRPDLLICVDHEGGRVQRFRTDGFTRLPSMRALGELWMRDAMHATQAATATGQVLAAELRACGIDFSFAPVLDLDYGGSSVIGDRSFHRDPRVVALLAKSLMHGMLQMGMRHCGKHFPGHGFVTADSHVEIPVDRRSLKAILAEDAQPYDWLAGTLTAVMPAHVIYPKVDKRPAGFSPRWLQETLRSRLAFDGAIFSDDLSMEAGRYIDGELLSYADAALAALDAGCDFAMLCNQSIGEGRPLDELLDGFAAAARAGRWQADVKSELRRRALLPDLPSTEWTAMAGSEAYKGARQVLAKARLAPPYRSA; encoded by the coding sequence ATGACCCTGGCAACGACAAGCACCCACGCGCCCCTCATCATCGACGTGGCGGGCACGGAACTCAGCGATGCGGATCGCCGCCGCATCACCAACCCCCTGGTCGGCGGTGTCATTCATTTCGCGCGCAACTGGCGGGACCGCGCCCAGATGGCGGCGCTCAATGCCGAGCTGAAGGCCCTGCGCCCCGACCTGCTCATCTGCGTGGACCACGAAGGGGGCCGCGTGCAGCGCTTCCGTACCGATGGCTTCACGCGGCTGCCCTCCATGCGCGCACTCGGCGAGCTGTGGATGCGCGATGCCATGCACGCGACGCAGGCCGCAACGGCAACGGGCCAGGTGCTTGCCGCCGAGCTGCGCGCCTGCGGCATCGACTTCAGTTTTGCGCCGGTGCTCGACCTGGACTACGGCGGCAGCAGCGTGATCGGCGACCGCAGTTTCCACCGCGACCCGCGCGTGGTGGCGCTGCTGGCCAAGAGCCTGATGCACGGCATGCTGCAGATGGGCATGCGCCATTGCGGCAAGCATTTTCCGGGGCACGGCTTCGTGACCGCCGATTCGCACGTCGAAATCCCGGTGGACCGGCGCAGCCTCAAGGCCATCCTGGCAGAGGACGCGCAACCCTACGACTGGCTCGCGGGCACGCTCACGGCGGTGATGCCCGCGCATGTGATCTATCCGAAGGTCGACAAGCGGCCCGCGGGTTTTTCGCCGCGCTGGCTCCAGGAGACCCTGCGCAGCCGGCTTGCGTTCGATGGCGCCATCTTCAGCGACGACCTGAGCATGGAGGCAGGGCGCTACATCGATGGCGAGCTGCTGAGCTATGCCGATGCCGCGCTGGCGGCGCTCGATGCCGGCTGCGATTTCGCGATGCTGTGCAACCAGAGCATCGGCGAAGGCCGGCCGCTCGACGAACTGCTCGATGGCTTCGCCGCTGCGGCACGGGCAGGGCGCTGGCAAGCCGACGTGAAGAGCGAGCTGCGGCGGCGGGCACTGCTGCCGGACCTGCCATCGACGGAATGGACCGCGATGGCCGGATCAGAAGCCTACAAAGGCGCGCGGCAGGTGCTGGCAAAGGCCAGGCTCGCGCCACCGTACAGGAGCGCCTGA
- a CDS encoding M48 family metallopeptidase, with protein sequence MKYLAGYPPALLAQVQQLVATVGLAPLLRSRYPGPMHDVQTDRALYDYVSELKSDFMRKAPPLSKVAFDSKLHVIRNALGTHTTVSRVQGSKLKAKREIRVATLFKDVPLDWLRMIVVHELAHMKERDHDKSFYALCEHMEPGYHRLEFDVRLYLTHLDSGGERLWANPQLPTPASGNAA encoded by the coding sequence ATGAAATACCTCGCGGGCTACCCACCCGCGCTGCTGGCGCAGGTCCAGCAACTGGTAGCGACCGTAGGGCTCGCACCCTTGCTGCGCAGCCGCTATCCCGGGCCCATGCACGACGTGCAGACCGATCGGGCGCTGTACGACTACGTGAGCGAGCTCAAGAGCGATTTCATGCGCAAGGCGCCGCCGCTGTCCAAGGTGGCGTTCGACAGCAAGCTGCATGTGATCCGCAACGCGCTCGGCACGCACACCACCGTCTCGCGCGTGCAGGGCAGCAAGCTCAAGGCCAAGCGCGAGATCCGCGTCGCGACCCTGTTCAAGGATGTGCCGCTCGACTGGCTGCGCATGATCGTGGTCCATGAGCTCGCGCACATGAAGGAGCGCGACCATGACAAGAGCTTCTATGCGCTGTGCGAACACATGGAGCCGGGCTACCACCGGCTGGAGTTCGACGTTCGGCTGTACCTGACGCACCTGGATTCGGGCGGCGAGCGGCTGTGGGCGAACCCGCAGCTGCCGACCCCGGCGTCCGGCAACGCCGCGTAG
- a CDS encoding Hsp70 family protein encodes MKSPSSLPTIGIDFGTSNSAVACRVDGVARLLPIEGTATTLPTAIFFNAEDRSTHFGREAVALYLAGVEGRLMRSLKSLLGSALMQEKTAVYDGLVSFEDIIARFLRELAARAGRELGRVPERVVIGRPVHFVDDDSRRDERAEESLRHAARAAGFRDIAFQLEPIAAAFDYEQRITKESLVLIVDVGGGTSDFTVVRVGPDRAMREDRSDDVLATSGVHIGGTDFDQRLNLDRVMPEFGFRHTGPQGREVPSKVFFELSSWHLINWLYAAKAVRQAKDLRTSYSDTRLHDRLMAVLEERHGHRIASEVEQAKIDASVNDALTAIDLSCAEPGLAASLSPADMAQQLSPLLDSVIACAHACVKRAGLRSGDLDAIYLTGGSSALRPFQQALRRSFAGVNLVEGDLFGGVATGLACVGPAA; translated from the coding sequence GTGAAGTCCCCGTCGTCGCTGCCGACGATCGGCATCGACTTCGGCACCTCCAACTCCGCCGTCGCCTGCCGGGTCGATGGCGTGGCCCGGCTGCTGCCGATCGAGGGCACGGCCACCACCCTGCCCACGGCCATCTTCTTCAACGCCGAGGACCGCAGCACGCACTTCGGCCGCGAGGCCGTGGCGCTCTACCTTGCGGGCGTCGAAGGCCGCCTGATGCGCTCGCTGAAGAGCCTGCTCGGCAGCGCGCTGATGCAGGAGAAAACAGCCGTCTACGACGGCCTCGTGAGCTTCGAGGACATCATCGCGCGCTTTCTGCGCGAGCTTGCCGCGCGCGCGGGCCGCGAACTGGGCCGCGTGCCCGAGCGCGTGGTCATCGGCCGGCCGGTCCATTTCGTGGACGACGACTCCAGGCGCGACGAGCGCGCGGAAGAAAGCCTGCGCCATGCGGCCCGCGCCGCGGGTTTCCGCGACATCGCGTTCCAGCTCGAACCGATTGCCGCGGCCTTCGACTACGAACAGCGCATCACGAAAGAGTCGCTGGTGCTGATCGTGGACGTCGGCGGCGGCACCTCCGACTTCACCGTGGTGCGCGTGGGCCCGGACCGCGCCATGCGCGAGGACCGCAGCGACGACGTGCTGGCCACCAGCGGCGTGCACATCGGCGGCACCGACTTCGACCAGCGCCTGAACCTCGACCGCGTCATGCCGGAGTTCGGCTTTCGCCACACCGGACCGCAGGGGCGCGAAGTGCCGAGCAAGGTGTTTTTCGAGCTCTCGTCCTGGCACCTGATCAACTGGCTCTATGCCGCCAAGGCGGTTCGGCAGGCGAAAGACCTGCGCACCAGCTACAGCGACACGCGGCTGCACGACCGGCTGATGGCGGTACTCGAAGAACGCCACGGCCACCGCATCGCGAGCGAAGTCGAGCAGGCCAAGATCGATGCCTCGGTGAACGATGCGCTCACCGCCATCGACCTGTCGTGCGCCGAACCGGGCCTGGCCGCATCGCTCTCGCCCGCCGACATGGCGCAGCAGCTCTCTCCGCTGCTCGACAGCGTGATTGCCTGCGCGCATGCCTGCGTCAAGCGCGCGGGGCTGCGCAGCGGCGATCTCGATGCCATCTACCTGACCGGTGGTTCCTCGGCGCTGCGGCCATTCCAGCAAGCCCTGCGCAGGAGTTTCGCGGGCGTCAACCTCGTCGAGGGCGACTTGTTCGGCGGCGTGGCGACCGGGCTGGCCTGCGTGGGACCGGCGGCATGA
- the lysS gene encoding lysine--tRNA ligase — protein sequence MSDHLIPSIPTPAAAPASAPAVDDNQLIAERREKLKLMRTAQAQGKGVAFPNDFKPGHRAAALVAAHGATEAEALEAQAVSVSVGGRMMLKRVMGKASFATVQDATGRIQLYVTRDAIGEEAYAEFKRWDLGDIVGAEGTLMKTKTGELSVKVTRLRLLTKSLRPLPDKFHGMADQEQKYRQRYVDLITDESSRVRFIARSKAVSALREFMVANDFLEVETPMLHPIPGGANAKPFKTHHNALDQEMFLRIAPELYLKRLIVGGFERVFEINRSYRNEGISVRHNPEFTMMEFYAAYWNYRDLMDFTETLIRTIADKAMGTQQLTYQGKPVDLTQPFERLTIREAILKHTEAGAGVDDSAWLINALRKIGLGEEKDKLSQRSLASLQVMYFEETVEEKLWEPTFIMEHPTEISPLARANDERPEVTERFELYITGREFGNGFSELNDAEDQAARFNAQVAAKDSGDDEAMFYDHDFVRALEYGMPPTGGCGIGIDRLMMLLTDSPSIRDVILFPALRRES from the coding sequence ATGTCCGACCACCTGATCCCTTCCATTCCCACGCCTGCAGCGGCTCCGGCCTCCGCGCCTGCCGTCGACGACAACCAGCTCATCGCGGAACGCCGCGAAAAGCTCAAGCTGATGCGCACCGCACAGGCCCAGGGCAAGGGCGTTGCGTTCCCGAACGACTTCAAGCCGGGCCACCGCGCCGCCGCACTGGTTGCTGCACACGGCGCCACGGAGGCCGAAGCGCTCGAGGCGCAAGCCGTTTCCGTGAGCGTCGGCGGCCGCATGATGCTCAAGCGCGTGATGGGCAAGGCCAGCTTCGCCACCGTGCAGGACGCCACGGGCCGCATCCAGCTCTACGTGACGCGCGACGCCATCGGCGAAGAGGCCTACGCCGAGTTCAAGCGCTGGGACCTGGGCGACATCGTCGGCGCCGAAGGCACGCTGATGAAGACCAAGACCGGCGAGCTCTCGGTCAAGGTCACCCGCCTGCGCCTGCTCACCAAGAGCCTGCGTCCGCTGCCCGACAAGTTCCACGGCATGGCCGACCAGGAGCAGAAGTACCGCCAGCGCTATGTCGACCTCATCACCGATGAGTCGTCGCGCGTGCGCTTCATTGCGCGCAGCAAGGCCGTGAGCGCCCTGCGCGAGTTCATGGTCGCCAACGACTTCCTCGAAGTCGAGACGCCGATGCTGCACCCCATTCCGGGCGGTGCCAATGCCAAGCCCTTCAAGACGCACCACAACGCGCTCGACCAGGAGATGTTCCTGCGCATCGCACCCGAGCTGTACCTCAAGCGGCTGATCGTCGGCGGCTTCGAGCGCGTGTTCGAGATCAACCGGAGCTACCGCAACGAGGGCATCTCGGTGCGGCACAACCCCGAGTTCACGATGATGGAGTTCTACGCGGCCTATTGGAACTACCGCGACCTGATGGACTTCACCGAGACGCTGATCCGCACCATTGCCGACAAGGCCATGGGCACGCAGCAGCTCACCTACCAAGGCAAGCCGGTCGACCTGACGCAGCCCTTCGAGCGCCTGACGATCCGCGAAGCCATCCTCAAGCACACCGAGGCCGGCGCTGGCGTCGACGACAGTGCCTGGCTCATCAACGCCCTGCGCAAGATCGGCCTGGGCGAAGAGAAGGACAAGCTCTCCCAGCGCAGCCTGGCCAGCCTGCAGGTGATGTACTTCGAAGAGACCGTGGAAGAAAAGCTCTGGGAGCCGACCTTCATCATGGAGCACCCGACCGAGATCTCGCCGTTGGCGCGCGCGAACGACGAGCGCCCCGAAGTGACCGAGCGCTTCGAGCTCTACATCACGGGCCGCGAGTTCGGCAATGGCTTCAGTGAGCTCAACGACGCCGAGGACCAGGCTGCGCGCTTCAACGCGCAGGTGGCCGCCAAGGACAGCGGCGACGACGAAGCCATGTTTTACGACCACGACTTTGTGCGTGCGCTCGAATACGGCATGCCGCCCACCGGCGGCTGCGGCATCGGCATCGACCGACTGATGATGCTGCTGACCGATTCGCCAAGCATCCGCGACGTGATCCTGTTCCCGGCGCTGCGCAGGGAATCTTGA